From Sphingomonas nostoxanthinifaciens, a single genomic window includes:
- a CDS encoding cob(I)yrinic acid a,c-diamide adenosyltransferase gives MVLLSKIYTRTGDAGTTGLVGGARVAKSDRRIAAIGDVDEANCAIGVALCHLGDGPEREMVVRIQNEMFDLGADLATPGEDFAPSDMTLRIVPGQVERLEQEIDHMNEGLAPLRSFILPGGLIGAAELHRARATVRRAERTAVAAAAAMPLNPQALAYLNRLSDHLFVLARLLNTAAAGDVLWQPGATR, from the coding sequence ATGGTGTTGCTGAGCAAGATCTACACCCGTACCGGCGATGCGGGCACGACCGGGCTGGTCGGCGGCGCGCGCGTCGCCAAGAGCGATCGCCGCATCGCCGCGATCGGCGACGTCGACGAGGCGAATTGCGCGATCGGCGTCGCGCTCTGCCATCTCGGCGACGGCCCCGAGCGCGAGATGGTCGTGCGCATCCAGAACGAGATGTTCGATCTGGGCGCCGATCTCGCCACGCCGGGCGAGGATTTCGCGCCGTCGGACATGACGCTGCGGATCGTGCCGGGCCAGGTCGAACGGCTGGAGCAGGAGATCGACCATATGAACGAGGGGCTCGCACCGTTGCGCTCGTTCATCCTTCCCGGCGGGCTGATCGGCGCGGCCGAGTTGCATCGCGCCCGCGCGACGGTGCGGCGGGCCGAGCGCACCGCGGTCGCGGCGGCAGCGGCGATGCCGCTCAACCCTCAGGCGCTCGCTTACCTCAACCGCCTGTCGGACCATCTGTTCGTCCTCGCGCGGCTGCTCAACACCGCCGCGGCGGGCGACGTGCTGTGGCAGCCAGGGGCGACGCGCTAG
- the gluQRS gene encoding tRNA glutamyl-Q(34) synthetase GluQRS has translation MAIVSRFAPSPTGRLHLGHAYSAVRAHDLARAAGGRFLLRIEDIDATRSRESFVAGIEEDLRWLGLAWDGPVVRQSARLPLYAAALERLKTMGLVYPCFCTRAEIAASATAPHGSDGPAYPGTCRALSPDEHAARADAPHAWRLDLSAALARVDRPLTWRDTAAGTVMADPAAQGDVVLARKDAPTSYHFAVTIDDAAQGVTDVVRGADLFEATHVHRLLQALLGLPTPIYHHHPLLTGTDGRRLAKRDGAPALAELRAGGADPVALVAALRAGTLPIGAGIAAA, from the coding sequence GTGGCAATAGTCTCGCGTTTCGCGCCGAGCCCGACCGGCCGGCTGCATCTCGGCCACGCTTATTCGGCCGTACGCGCACACGATCTGGCGCGCGCCGCGGGCGGGCGCTTCCTGCTGCGGATCGAGGATATCGACGCGACGCGCAGCCGCGAAAGCTTCGTCGCCGGGATCGAGGAGGACCTGCGCTGGCTCGGCCTCGCCTGGGACGGGCCGGTGGTCCGCCAGTCGGCGCGGCTGCCGCTTTATGCCGCCGCGCTCGAGCGGCTGAAGACGATGGGGCTGGTCTATCCCTGCTTCTGCACCCGCGCCGAGATCGCGGCGAGCGCGACCGCGCCGCACGGCAGCGATGGCCCCGCTTATCCCGGCACCTGCCGCGCGCTTTCGCCGGACGAGCACGCCGCGCGCGCCGACGCGCCCCATGCCTGGCGACTCGATCTGTCGGCGGCACTCGCACGTGTCGATCGTCCGCTGACGTGGCGCGATACCGCCGCCGGCACGGTGATGGCCGATCCGGCGGCGCAGGGCGACGTCGTGCTCGCGCGCAAGGATGCGCCGACCTCCTATCACTTCGCCGTCACGATCGACGACGCCGCGCAGGGCGTGACCGACGTGGTGCGCGGGGCCGACCTGTTCGAGGCGACCCACGTCCACCGCCTGCTGCAGGCGCTGCTCGGCCTGCCGACCCCTATCTACCACCACCATCCGCTGCTGACCGGCACGGACGGGCGGCGGCTGGCCAAGCGCGACGGCGCGCCCGCACTGGCCGAGCTGCGCGCGGGCGGCGCCGATCCGGTCGCGCTGGTGGCGGCGCTGCGGGCGGGCACGTTGCCCATTGGCGCGGGCATCGCCGCGGCCTAG
- a CDS encoding HIG1 domain-containing protein produces the protein MQTFLFVLIVLAAIGALVSVVRGVIIMLRTSHEDLTGTGVSQSGLRQNRMMWRRIQFQAIAIVFVVLFLLVARGHAG, from the coding sequence ATGCAGACGTTCCTCTTCGTCCTGATCGTGCTCGCGGCGATCGGCGCCCTCGTCTCGGTCGTGCGCGGCGTCATCATCATGCTGCGTACCTCGCACGAAGACCTCACCGGCACCGGCGTCAGCCAGTCGGGCCTGCGCCAGAACCGGATGATGTGGCGACGCATCCAGTTCCAGGCGATCGCGATCGTGTTCGTCGTCCTGTTCCTGCTCGTCGCGCGCGGCCACGCCGGCTGA